A stretch of the Helicoverpa zea isolate HzStark_Cry1AcR chromosome 29, ilHelZeax1.1, whole genome shotgun sequence genome encodes the following:
- the LOC124644288 gene encoding serine protease snake-like — MKNRFLLILIMKCVCCEEDIRKNEILNLAEGSKCMWGGVDGVCRSVHQCQSAINDIKSKNYPPICSFEGVKPIICCTDCEPGDFLNLSPDDNIAYYKTGQKATDKCLDYFTTLDYGCYEPSLTDVLKEMNTTRNCYDTDLVLYIIAGGRNADRDQFPHMALLGYGDNVETAQWLCGGSVISERYILTAAHCISSPAVGQVKYIALGILKRSDPQELWQKYNVKRIIAHPQYKPPSKYHDIALLETDYEISFNSHVLPACLHVGEADPTAEATGWGALGHHRELAEILQTVSLYRFDEEECKRAYPVHRHLKHGYNHTTQMCYGHREEAKDTCEGDSGGPLQSSAHLSDCLFTILGVTSYGRACGFAGGSGMYTRVSHYVPWIESIVWP; from the exons ATGAAAAACCGGTTTCtattgattttaattatgaaatgtGTTTGTTGTGAAGAAGATATACGGaagaatgaaatattaaatttagcTGAAG GATCAAAATGCATGTGGGGCGGCGTCGACGGCGTTTGTAGAAGCGTTCACCAATGCCAATCTGCTATTAATGATATTAAGAGTAAAAATTATCCGCCT aTCTGCAGTTTTGAAGGTGTAAAACCAATAATATGCTGCACTGATTGTGAGCCTGGCGACTTCTT aaatttgAGCCCAGACGACAATATTGCTTATTACAAAACTGGACAGAAAGCAACGGACA AATGTCTAGACTACTTCACGACCCTGGACTACGGCTGCTACGAGCCATCTCTCACCGACGTTCTGAAGGAGATGAACACCACGAGGAACTGTTACGATACCGACCTGGTGCTGTACATCATTGCTGGAGGAAGAAATGCTGACAGGGACCAGTTCCCTCATATG GCTCTGCTGGGTTATGGAGACAACGTGGAGACGGCGCAGTGGCTGTGCGGAGGCTCCGTCATCAGTGAACGATACATCCTCACTGCTGCACACTGCATATCCAGTCCTGCTGT aGGACAAGTAAAATACATAGCTCTAGGCATCCTGAAGCGGTCAGACCCTCAGGAGTTGTGGCAGAAGTACAACGTGAAGAGAATCATCGCTCACCCGCAGTACAAGCCTCCTTCCAAGTACCATGACATCGCTCTGTTGGAGACTGATTATGA AATATCATTTAACTCGCACGTACTTCCCGCCTGTCTTCACGTCGGCGAGGCGGATCCCACTGCTGAAGCCACGGGCTGGGGCGCTCTAGGACACCATAGGGAACTAGCAGAGATATTGCAGACT GTGTCACTATATAGGTTTGATGAAGAAGAATGCAAACGGGCATACCCGGTCCACAGACATCTGAAACACGGTTACAATCATACCACGCAAATGTGTTATGGACATCGTGAGGAGGCGAAAGATACTTGCGAG GGTGACAGCGGCGGTCCCTTGCAGTCCTCAGCTCATCTCTCAGACTGCCTGTTCACGATTCTTGGAGTAACATCCTACGGGCGCGCCTGTGGGTTTGCCGGAGGCTCGGGCATGTATACCAGGGTATCACACTACGTACCCTGGATTGAGAGCATCGTGTGGCCCTGA